From a single Seriola aureovittata isolate HTS-2021-v1 ecotype China chromosome 18, ASM2101889v1, whole genome shotgun sequence genomic region:
- the LOC130186711 gene encoding betaine--homocysteine S-methyltransferase 1 — protein MSAQIPLQLQKDSVAETSGPVTAATIMAPAGAKKGLLERLDAGEVVIGDGGFVFALEKRGYVKAGPWTPEAAAEHPDAVRQLHREFLRAGSNVMQTFTFYASDDKLENRGHTQRFTGQQINEAACDLAREVANEGDALVAGGVSQTPSYLSCKSEDDVKAIFKKQLDVFVQKNVDFLIAEYFEHVEEAEWAVQVLKTTGKPVAATLCIGPDGDLNGISPGDCAVKLVKAGAQIVGINCHFDPETCVKTVKMMKEGVEKAGLKAHYMSQPLAYHTPDCNRQGFIDLPEFPFSLEPRILTRWDMQKYAREAYNAGIHYIGGCCGFEPYHIRALAEELAAERGFIPAGSEKHGIWGSGLEMHTKPWVRARARRDYWEKLKPASGRPFCPSMATPDGWGVTKGHADLMQQKEATSQEQLKALFDKASKSH, from the exons ATGTCTGCTCAAATCCCTCTCCAACTTCAGAAGGACTCTGTAGCTGAGACGAGTGGGCCGGTCACTGCTGCAACAATCATGGCACCAGCTGGAGCAAAGAAG GGTCTTTTGGAGCGTCTGGATGCAGGAGAGGTGGTTATCGGGGACGGGGGCTTTGTCTTCGCCCTGGAGAAGAGGGGTTATGTGAAGGCAGGGCCGTGGACACCTGAAGCTGCCGCCGAGCACCCTGACGCGG TGCGGCAGCTGCACAGGGAGTTCCTGAGAGCGGGCTCCAATGTCATGCAGACGTTCACTTTCTACGCAAGCGACGACAAACTGGAGAACAGAGGCCACACTCAGCGCTTCACT GGCCAGCAGATAAACGAAGCAGCTTGTGACCTGGCCCGGGAGGTGGCCAATGAGGGTGATGCTCTGGTGGCCGGAGGAGTGTCTCAGACCCCCTCTTACCTCAGCTGCAAGAGTGAGGATGACGTCAAGGCCATCTTCAAGAAACAGCTTGATGTCTTTGTCCAGAAGAACGTGGACTTCTTGATTGCAGAG TACTTCGAGCATGTTGAAGAGGCTGAGTGGGCGGTCCAGGTTCTGAAGACCACCGGCAAGCCAGTGGCTGCAACTCTGTGCATTGGACCTGACGGAGACCTGAACGGCATCAGCCCTGGAGACTGTGCTGTCAAACTCGTCAAAGCTG GCGCTCAGATCGTGGGCATTAACTGCCACTTTGACCCGGAGACCTGTGTGAAGACtgtgaagatgatgaaggaGGGCGTGGAGAAGGCCGGACTGAAGGCTCACTACATGAGCCAGCCGCTGGCCTACCACACTCCTGACTGCAACCGCCAGGGTTTCATTGATCTTCCAGAGTTCCCTTTCA GTCTGGAGCCGAGGATCCTGACCAGATGGGACATGCAGAAATACGCCCGGGAAGCGTACAACGCCGGCATTCATTACATCGGAGGTTGCTGTGGATTTGAACCCTACCACATCCGTGCCCTGGCTGAGGAGCTGGCAGCCGAGAGGGGCTTCATACCTGCTGGATCGGAGAAGCACGGCATCTGGGGCAGTGGCCTGGAGATGCACACAAAGCCTTGGGTTAGAGCAAG GGCTCGTCGTGACTACTGGGAGAAGCTGAAGCCTGCGTCTGGCCGTCCGTTCTGCCCCTCCATGGCCACACCTGACGGCTGGGGCGTCACCAAAGGCCACGCCGACCTGATGCAGCAGAAGGAGGCCACCTCCCAGGAGCAGCTGAAGGCTCTCTTTGACAAGGCCAGCAAAAGTCACTGA